In the Ranitomeya imitator isolate aRanImi1 chromosome 2, aRanImi1.pri, whole genome shotgun sequence genome, CACAGTTTGGACAAACTGGAACATCATTTTTagcctttaggccacgttcacatgttcagtatttggtcagtatattacattaGTATCTGTAGGCCAAAAGAAGAAGTGgaccaatcagaggaaaagtataatagaagcacatCACCACTTTctatatttatcacccattcctggttttggcttacaaatacagaggtaaaatactgaccaaatactgatcgtgtgatcaTGGCCTTAGGTGTAACATCATCTGCAGTCACCAATGCTACAAGACAGAAGTGAcgctaaggctgcgtgtccacgatcaggatggccggcggtttagtcggagcggcaaacccgctctgcgctaagccccgcccccttctgggacgcgatgatgccggatgtgttcatagcacacatccgggatcatcacaccccacacatagggccctgtgctatatcgtgTGGTGGCGCAGCgttgccgcaagatatacggacatgctgcgatcttaaaagacgcgctgcatgtctgtagtcgcagggccgccgcgtgcgtgttaccacgcatagtggagacgggactccactatgctgtaacatctggacgctgcgggtttgacgctgcgtctctatgcagcgtcaaacacgcagcgtttcctgcacgtggacacacagCCTAAGACGGCAGATGGATCTCACCATGCATAGCTAGCCATGAATACATTTTAATGTCTCCATTTGTTCTTAAATGGAGCAAAACAATGGAtgatgttaaataaaaaaaaatataattctctGTTACTGTAGATAATAAATCACTGCATATACTGGGCTTCCTTATCTCACCATAGTCATTTGCTACCAGTATATTTCTACCACTTACTCTTTCAGGCTGCTCTTAAACTCTTCAAAGGACATTTCTTTTGAGCCATTCCGTAACGCTTTCTGTACATCCGATATGCGCTCCTTTTTCAGCTTAAGCTTCATTAAAGTCTTCTTGTAACcctaaaaataatataaatgaccaTTGGATACTAATACAGTGGCTTAATAATAGATTCTACATACACTGAAATAGATGGTGAATTTCAAGAGAACatattggcttttttttttaactctttctaaTTTGAAGACCCTGAAAAAAATGTCATGCTCAGTAATATGATGTATACATATGGAAACAATAACACTTATTTACAAAccataaatgcaaaaaaaacgTTCCTTTTAGTGTTTTTGTTTCGAGAATCAGCTCTGTTTCTAAAAGTCTGGTTGTTATGCTGTTCACTTTTATTTGCGTTAGTTATCGGGAACACACATTGTTCATAAAAATCAGTAATGGACATAAAAAAGATGACCCCTACTCATACTGGACAGACTGGCCCACAAGAGTACCAGGTGACCCTCTAGTAGGTCCAGGGGCAATAATGGCTGATAAGATCTAGCTGGGGACAACCCTTCTTGAAGCTACAATGTGAGCTAAAGACTTGCCGTCTTATTTAATCAACAGTTGCCATTAGTTGCTCTATAACGCACCTACGCTTGGGGTTCTGTCAATTTTGACTGTTAGAATAGCACAGCACGCGGTACTACTATATCACAGATTACTGTATGTCACCTTCTTGATGACATGTCCTGCTTGTGTAATAAGAAAGTTGATAATTTACTTAAACCCAGACAATCTTTATAGGTAGTGGAGGATGGCATCAGAAATCAGAATAATTTCCTCCTGACGAACCCCAGTAGAACCCGGGCCTTACCTGCTTTAAGATGTCTGAAAATTGCAACTCATTTTTCTGATTTGAGAGCTCTTCTTTTACTTCTGAATATGTGTCATTGATTATAGCCAAAAACATATTCTAAAAAGGAAAAACATGGGTAAGAAAGGCTGAAGACATTCCATGACGGGGAAGCAGTTTACAGACTTTCATTATATCATGGGAAAGGTATATCTTGGGCTCGAACAATTTCTAGATTGATAATATGCCAATGAATAGTTCTAAACTTCTACATAGAAATCTTAGAATCAATATCATTTGAACTGATAACATGATATAACCAATATTTTTATAAAGGCCATATGCCAATAAAACGGCTTTAGTTACCGACATGACTGAGTACTGCTTGATCCTCAGTGCCTTTGGGAACTTTTTTGCAACTGTTTTCTCTACCATTTCATATGAGACATACTGTGTTTCatctgtttattattattttttatgtttattttttatgaaCTGACGTGCATAAATGTTATGATTTTTTTGTATGATGACTCATTCATGTATATCTTTTCAATTCTTTTTCGTACAAGTAAattagttctgatgaaggtccggatgaggaccgaaaacgttcaaactTATGTCTTTGTGGATGCACATTAAAGAATTTCTTTCTTTATGCCAAAGttcttcttgagtgccaagttttttctgatTTTGGATTTCTGGGCTGGATACCCTACGTGAGCACCTATCTTTAATATTAGTACGAGTGCTGTGTTGCTTCTTTTTTAGTTACtgaaaattccctatcagtatgtctttggaatgtgggaggaaaccggagtacccggaggaaacccgcgcaagcacagagagaacatacaaactctttccagatgttgtccttagtgggatttgaacccaggactccagtgctgcaaggctgcagtgctaaccactaagccaccgtgctgcccctgataATAACAGGAAAGAGCAGAGTAGATCCTATATACATAAAGTTAATcacataaagtgccagtgcataaacAATATCATAATGTCATAGCATAAAATTAGTGAGTATACTGTTGAGTTAACCAAGTAATAAGATCACATGGTGTAAAaatccatatgtagtaaaaaaaaaatatattcttatTCTTAACATCGTATTTCATATCATATTTATATGTGGATCACATGCTACAAATTCCTGAGTCTTGCTTcagactttttatttttatgtatatttttatgcCATTTTTCTATTTATCAATATAActttttaaattatatatttagtGGACTATTGACTACATGTGTCAcggctctgttgttgggtgtcccgggaccaggggctccttccctgtccctaatgctagggacaCCCTAGCTCCCTGGATTActtatggtgaagacgccggggtcaCGTACCTTGCATTAGCTTCTGAATTCGAActctgtctgtacccttcccccacccgggAAAGAGGAAAGTTGTAGTGTACTATAGTacatcaaccagactaacaaggtaatacgaacagggataaaggaaaataccaatcataaaaatatactcacacatatcaCAAAGGactgcactggggagtggaggctggggttaaaccaaagtaggagaaggaaggaAATTTTCACACTCAAAAGCTTGCAACAGTCTCAGGTAAATCCATCAAACGCCTTTCTCCAATCATAAACagtaacaacctccagccatgcagcaaaacctATCTCTGacgatgagtgctagccagggcccatattatataggagatgagagtggctaacagtgcacagctgagagcctaaactctccaggagctctcaacagagcagattaacccctgcactgctaaaataaattgacaccatttaatatgaaggggaggtgcttctaatcagtgcagtagtaggagaaatcagacactgcggtcctCTGGCTCcgctctgtcgcggtaaacccgtgacacctTGTTAATGTAGAATTTTATATAGAAATATTGTAGGTATGTAAGAACCTCTGGGATAATATATGCTTTGTAAGTTAATGTTGCTTACAATACTATACTGGTGAATTCACACGTGGCCAATTTGATGAGTTTTTTTAGCTGCAAATTATCTTGATAAAATATGCATCAAATAACAGTGTCAGGCAAGAGATGGAGATTTTATATTTTGCACACAGAAAAGCAAGCATTCATCAGATTGTTGACTACACATGGTGCTTATAGTGTTGCAGAAAATCTATGGATTTTTCCAGTGATTATCATTACACTTAATGTGGTAAGGATTGAAAACCATATGTGTTGCATGTGCAGCTCCACCCTAGAACAGCTCACGAGTGCACCATATGACACAACAGCATGTGTGATACTGACAAACGGCTAGAACTTTTCAGGCTTACCAACAATACGAAGAACACAAAGAAGACATAGGTGACAAAGTAAATGGGTCCCAGAATTCTGTTTGCATTGTCAATGGCATCATAGTCAAAATCTCCTAAAATAATTCTAAATTGAGTAAATCTACAGAAAAAGGAGAAATAAAATTACATTAATTGTACAAGGACAATGGAGGTAAACCAATAACATTTCTACTTCACTTTTGTCTCGTCATTTTATATTACAACTTTTTGTATTTTTGCCATCACTTCTCAAAAGAAAATTAGGAAGCATTTAGTGGGATGTAAAGGGCCCTCTTTGTTTCTACAAATTCTACAAATTAATTCCAGAAATTGGCAGatattattttcaattttttttctggaaTAGGGGCAGGTAAATATGCAAAAACGTATTAAAGTTGTGCACGTTTTAAATACATTTAGCGCATCTTACTTCGGTGCCCGGCTGTTAAGGACTAAAGTGCGAAATGCCAGATTTACTACTTCTCGGGAAATTAAAGTAGTTGTTCACTTTTTGACACTTCCTTCTTAACAGCTAAGCTGTCtatgatgaaaaagaaaaaatataaacctacagtggcatgtaaaagtttgtgaacccgtggtcaaaattactgttattgtaaacagttaaaaGGGATATGCGGGACCTTAAAAAAGAAAGGCATGTAGTTgcaaacagaggcaactacctgtctaTTGGACCCTGCGCTGgccattgaccgctcctgccagagattcagctgcttcctgtcaacagagcagcagtttctcttcctgtttatagggcaggactactggtgtcatgctgattgatgccGACTTCCCCCAATTAGGCTGCACCCTATCCATTCCGGACCATTGGCATGGATATCACCAAACCACAGCAGGATTCTCAGTGAGTATGTTGAGATACTCTGCAGTACGGATTCATTTACTCACTTTTTTAGACAATTTGAACTCCAGACTATTAAGCTAGTAAGTGGGATATTTAATAACCAGTATGCTCTGCTTTTGTATCAAGAGATATAGAGGTGGGACCACAGCGCACATTGCAATTTTTGTTTATTCATATTTAATTGAAAGTCAACCATATCAGTAATCTGCAGTTAACCACCATTTTAAACATGCTTGACATTATAACTGTAAGTGCggatacagggagaaaatgaaattATATTCTCCCTGCATTTATTTACTACCAGTCAGGGGGGTGTTTTTGGGATTGTGAACAGTCAGTGATCATTTCACAGATCATGCTCACCGCTCTGCCTGACATCCAGCTATGCAGTAAGTATGTGGGGCAGGATGTCAGTCAACAAGCGGGAGAGTGATTACTGCACGCTCACTGTATAGAGCGCCCGGACTATTCACAGTCCCAGCACCGCCCTGATGGCTGGAAGTGGGCGGTTGCAGGAAGAACATGCCTTCATTTTCTCCCTATAACAGCACTTCCAGTTAGACTGATGAACATGTTTAAAACTGTCTTTACCTGCAGATTGCAATTGCTATTTTTTGCTAATAACTTCCCTTTAAGTGAGGCATGCAGCAGACTTGATTTTAATATTTACATTGAATAGGTGCTAATTTATGAATACATCCAATATGAGTCCTGAATTACAACAGAATGCCTATATACAATATTCACTTACATGCACTTCACAAATGTGCTGAAGTTTTCCACTTGGGTTCCAAACAAGAGATATCCCAGCTGGGCATAGGCAAAAAATACTATGAAGAACATGATAGCAAAACCCAGTATATCCTTTGCACAACGAGCAAGAGTAGATGAGAgttgggtcattgtcttattgaaGCTAATATACTTAAAGATCTGGAGAGTAGAAATGGAGCAATGGAAGCGTTAATGTTCGAAGCAatagatatataacaaaatatcacTGTAATCCTACTTTTACATGTCCGTTCAGCCATTCTATATGTCTGTTCCATTTTAGAAACAGACAAATGGAATAAATGATCTGCTGCGTAGTTATGCAAACGGAAGCAAAGTGAACGCCACAGATTATCTCAAGGTTCGGTTGTTGCAGTTTTTAGAACTAAAACAAAGTTTTGAGTGTAGAGGTTTTTCTTCTATTCCTAAAAAATGCAATCCAAACATATTCCCATCATAATTACCAAAGCCCTTCTGCATTTGTTTTACCTTTATGCTTTggaggcctgtgattggctgcaacaTTTATGTGGATATATAGCTTGAAACAGAGTGTGAAGCTCTGAGACAGCAGCGCTGGAGCCACAGGGGATTTATCAGGTAAGTAATGATTTATTCGTTATTTTATGCCATTTACTCCATCTAACTCATACAGGTCAAACTTTGGCACGAAGGATGATCATATTTGGCCTGCGGTGCCAGCACCACCCTCCTCCCTCCCAACATTGCCGCTCTTGCAACTGTATCGGCGCcctggatgccaatacagttgacctCAATTATggaagagggagcgtcagctgatgctccctcctccAACATTCTTCCTCTGCATTTGACGTCACAGCGCTGCGAGCGAGATGACATTATAACGCGCCCACTGTGCTGAGCAGTGAAGAGCTTCAGAGCGCTCGCTGCTGAGATTGGAACAGCGGGGGAACGAGgagaggtatttatttattttaatgtggGGCCCAATAAATGGTATCGATGACTatgcgggaccattattctgtatggagctctatgtggggccattattatagaggactatgtggggtaaATAATATTATGTGGGGGGCAATGTTGGGCCCACTATTTTATATGAAGgtctatgtgggacccattataccatatagaggtttatatggggaccattatactgtgtggatgactatgtggggccaatttactgtatggaggactatgtgggtacAATTATACTGTGTGGACTAAGTTGGGGTCACAGTTGGGGCATCACACTTTGTAGGAGGGGTTGGGGGGATAcagtaggatcatcatactgtgcatatggAGAGTACTGCAAAGGAATTCACTGTggtggtatcatactgtgtttgggggataCTTGTTGACATCGTACTTTATGGGGGCAATTAAAGGGCAATCTAGGGTCTTCAATAGGAGAAAAattgtaagggctgcaaagttgttagatatgctcttctgtgacaccTTCAAACATTAAGGgttttttttcgggggggggggggggggggggcaattagagCTTCTGCTATGGAGCACCATGATTTCTATATACATCCCTGTCCCTGAGGATATAGCCAATGCTCAAGTAATTTGATCTGACTCTTAAGACATATTAGTTAAAATGTGCTTTGTTCGTGGGATAACCTCTTTTACTTTGTTCCCATATGAAAATGTTCATCgttatatttgatgataaggaaaaacttcctcaattgtagacattttttttaaattaaatatcaATGTTGGCCACTGACTTTGTCCAGGTTTTTAATTTTGGCCCTGGGTGTATTTGAATTTGCCAACATCCCTGATCTAACTccagaaaacccttttaaaaaTAAATTAGTAGCGCTGCAAGCATTTCAGTGCATCCCGAGCCTTATGGGACTACATTAATTAATTTCAACCATTCATAGAAATATTCACTTCCTATAATATTATAAGGATATGCCATCCCTTTATCATTTGTTGGGGTCCAACCTCTGAGACTCCCACCAAGGGAACTATGTTTCTATCAGGCACAGCTGGCGGCAGCATATCTCCTGTGGGAACCAAGGATCTGGGATGTTAAAACCCAACATGGCCGATCCTTGTAACCCAAAGAGAAAAagcccaacagggacagtgatgatgacatTTGTAAAGCGCGATGGAAAATAATGTTCTGATTTCATTTTTGTCTGGAAGTACACTGCACTTAAAATTAGAATAGCGGCAATgggttttttttgccattgatcacGTCCTCAGTGTGATTTATCCACTATTTCTCTATAAGAGATCATTCATTTTTTCCACTTACTTTAATCCATGCGAAGAAAAGATTGACAGCATTCATGTTATTGTACTGCGTCTGCCAAAATGCTAAAAATTCAAAGTCTGCATATATTTTGGGATTTTCTAGCAGTGTTCCCATGAGTCGATTCACTTCAATAGTCCGAAAGATATGAAACGCAATGGCTACAAGAGAAAGCTTAACAAAATGGAATCAGTTACTTAAACGTGGATATGTCATGGATATATTCACATTTTATTATCTACCTATGCCATCTGATGGAGCATGCCACAATATTTTTTATAGTGGAGAAAAAACCCCCATCCTTCCCCATTCTCATAGGAGAAGCACTACTTCACTGGGGTGGTATAATAGTTTGCAGATTTTTCACAGATTGGGTGACATATGGTTGCCTTTACAACTTATAGGTTGTGTATACCTcctcatattttttttaattgttccaGCATGCAAAATTAagcaattttttgtataatcttcaTTAACATTTTCTACCACTTCACAGCTGAAAGATGTCTGCAAGTGCTTTCTCTAGCAGAGAGGCCTACAAAACTGATAGAAATCCATTAGGGCACTTGCTTCTAGTTCTGTTGGCTCTCTTATCTCTCCCCTTTTCTTTTCTCATTGTTAGAGATTGCAGTAGGAATATGGGAGAAAGTATCTAGAGTCTCAGGGAGGGCAGGGAAAACAGACTATAAGAATGAGGAAAGCACATGAATAGGAAATAATTGCAGGATACAAGGTCTGCTGATATATGGTTATATATGAGCTACTGACTAAGGGAATGCTTTGAATATACACAGACGACACAGTCAGCCTTTATTCCTgagagagacactcccacaagagaaaaCTGCAAAAATTGCAATTTCGATCAGGCTTCAAACTGTATATCAGAAATATTGAAAATGATTAGAGGAATAAAGATTTCAGACTGAAacttgcaatattttttttaactgAAGATAAACAGTAATACATGTAAACATATTTTTTCCACGTCAAAAGTGTCCACAGACTTTATGTGTATAATTCGATGTTGACTGACATGGCAACTTGTAAATACTTTTTATagcttaaagagaacctatcagcaTGATTTAGCAATGTAAAGGCGTTGCTATAATGGTGCTGTTATATTGATACCCTTAGGGAAGAAATCTCCATGGTGGTTGGTctttaatcagcatttgaagttttTGTGTAATAAGCTTTAGGTTCATAGGGGGGGGACTGTGTGTAGGGTCTTCGGCTCCTGTCTGGCCCCTCCGCCTGCTGTCTGTATTTACCTCCTGTTTAAAAGTCTGCTCTGACACAGGCCTCGCCGCGGGCAGTGCTTGTACACATTGATCTTCTGGGGGTCTTCAATATAATGGCGAAGGTGGCGGCTCATGTGCAAATTGAGATCGTGGCTCAATTACATTTCTAATCTGCCTTTACATTAACATGCAAATTCATGCTGACTGGTTCTTCCTAACTAggtgttaaaaggaacctgtcatgtaaaataatgctattcaCCTGCTGATATggcgttaatctgcaggttaatagctttctgGCACTGTGTGACACCCGCACTGAGAGCCCGGCTGGCAGgacaaaattaactttattcctcccagcaggttCCCTTTTTCAGTCACGGGGATGGTGCCGACACAGTTTCAGCCACACAGCTCTatgtatagagagcggcagctgtaaccgcgccaccgccactgactgacagccatctctattgctgagcctgctgtcagtcatTGCCAGGGGCGCAGTGAACAGCCACTACTCTTTTTCCACAAAGCGTTAACTGAAACCATACCATAGTCACCCCAAGACTGAAAAAAGGAgtctgccgggaggaataaatgtaatttcctcctggcagtggggctctcagtgcgaGCTTCACATGGTGTCAGAACTGTGTCAGGtgtcagattaaccccatatctgcaggttaatagtattattttacatgacaggtaccATTTAATATACCTGATTTATATTGACTAATATTAGTATTATCATTGTAAATTTGGTGACTCATTGGAAAGTATCAGAATTTGTAGGGACATGCTTCATTTATAAGGGGAATTGTAACATAAATTGTCAAGGTAATACATACCTTGACtaatatttagtctagaaaaaagacgactgaggggcgatctaataaccatgtataagtatataaggggacaatacaaatatctcgctgaggatctgtttataccaaggaaggtgacgggcacaagggggcattctttgcgtctggaggagagaaggtttttccaccaacatagaagaggattctttactgttagggcagtgagaatctggaattgcttgcctgaggaggtggtgatggcgaactcagtcgaggggttcaagagaggcctggatgtcttcctggagcagaacaatattgtatcatacaattattaggttctgtagaaggacgtagatctggggatttattatgatggaatataggctgaactggatggacaaatgtcttttttcggccttactaactatgttactatgttactatgttacccaggaggaataacagaggaacagcacaacaGAAAGATATAAGAATTTAAGCTAAAGAATTGTTATTTTATGGAGGATATAGGCATTACTAAAGGATATATTGCTAGTAAATGATGAAGATGTAGAATAATGGAAGATAAGTATAGCAATTTCCAAAAAAACGTATTCTCACCATTATAACCACAACATCCAGAATGTTCCAGATACTTGCAAAATATTTCAATCTGTGAATTCTCAGCTCCAGAATCTCCTCCACCACATAGTAAAAGATGAACACGCAAAAGATAATTTCACAGGCAATGATAAAATAGTCCCAGTTACTGACATATCGGATGAGCTTGACTGTACGAATCTGCCAAGAAGGAATGGCGCCCCCTGTAGCTGGAAATTCTACCACAAGTCTATGGAAAGGGGTGCAAGCATGGAGAAGCACGGTAAGTAGAGGAACCTTACAATACTTTGCTGTGTACAATATGGAAATGTAGTTTATTCTCCCTCAAATGAAAATTGAATGTTTTCCTACAGCTTACACTATTAAACCCAAAATAAATGAACCCGGCCCAAATATAAAATGCAGTTTACATCTGATTTTGGTggaattttttcaagaaaattacACAAAATTTACCTACATTTATTCACAGATCAGTATTTCTATGCCAAAACCAGGACTGTCTACAAAACCCAGAACAGGTGTCAGTGTTTCAATTACAGTTTTTCTCTGTAAATTCgattcctggttttggcatacaaacactgatgaaaaatactcaccaaatactgatgtgtgaataagccAGGGCTTGTGCAGAAGACCATATTTTCAGTCAAAACATCGAATCGCACAcgcaccaatgttattctatggggccgtccaATCTTTTTATTTGGACAGAGTCTGTCGGATGAACAAATTGCAGAGTGCACAATTTGAATCCGATTATCGGATCGCACTTGGCCATACAAGTCAGTGagtatggggaaaaaaaatattggaaacCACTTGGATGACACCACAGAGTgacagaatagagaagatggagaatttttttccccatctttTTCACATCTGAAAATATCAGATCACattgtgatcaaactctgatctgagTGCGATTAGCACAATTGGACCAGCGCGGTGGTAATTTGTAGTCCGTATTGTGACtgcaaggccgggatcacacatgcgagaaatacgtccgagtctcgcatggtaatacccgacaTTGCCGCcatctctctggagcggagcgtgcggctgcatgtattgctatgcggccgcacgctccgctcctgagtgacgccggcaatgccgggtattaccatgcgagactcggacctaTTTCTCGCATGcgtgatcccggcctaattctcAGCCTGACTTTGGATCTCATGAACTGAACTAACAAAATCCTACACATATATGAGGCCATTAATTTAGGTGACAGGACCATAAGCCCCCATGTATTTCCTTACACATAGGAGCTTAAATGATAAGTGCTTACCTTAAGACACAGAATAGATTGATGTTGGCATTGTACACTGAAAAGTCAATGAATATCACTCGCGTTCCTCTATCCAACCACAAGTTATTTTTCAGGATTTGGAGCGTTCTTAATGTATCTTGCTTTGTCAACTGAAAATCTACATAATAACCTCCTCCGCTGTACGTTGCTATTTTACCCCAGTGGGAAGAGCCTCCCAGTTCTTTCTCTGTAAAATATGTCCATCTGGTGAGAAATAAAAATAATTACTGAACCCGTCACCTTCAATTTTATATATTCATGATTTACAGAGTCAGAATCaggtaaaaattacatttttatttttctgcgcTACAAATTGACATCAAAATCTCAAATTTTGCTGTGTATTTCATGTAGATTTCCCCCTTTGCACTGCAATATGATGAAGGCCCCCAAACACGTAAAGTTAACCAAGCTTGCCATTATcattgtaaggccggggtcacacttgcgagtgcaatggcatcaatacccagcactgccgccggcactcgggactggagtgtgttgAGAAAAACGCGCCACGTGAAAATACCCCAATGAGTGTGGCACAGAAATATTTAACTGTATAAATCGTGTAGTACTTACGCCGTCCCGTTAACTAGCCCAAATGGATTTTTGTCCTCTTCGTCTTCAGAATACGTATCGTAGCAGCCAGAGATGTCTTCTCTGAAGTCCTTATGAACAACACATGAATTGTTTTCCACTTTCAGCTGTCGCATTCGGGGGACTCCGAGCAACAGGTTCTCATAGTATATAAAGGAGTTCTCAGTGTTATCTAGAGACACGTTATTGTACCACTTGGTCCAATAAAGTCCATCAAGTAATGGTCCCTGTGTATACTAGTAAACAGaattaggaatatggcagttagtcTAAATATTAGACACAAAAAAGGAGAAATTCAGTTAAATAccgtaatattattattatcactattTAGTTTTTTATTATCACCTTTTTACTGGTTACTTGACGCAACTGCTGTAATATTATGAGTTATTATAAATACATGTAATACACTGCTAAGAAAATGAAGGGAACATTTGCACATCACGGTATAACCACAAGTCAAAGAAGTCTCAGTGATATCAACCTGTCCTATAGGAACTATAGGAGACTCTCAATCCATTTACCGTAATTGGCTTTGGTGCAAATGAAAGTGATACCAGGTACACTGGATAAGAACAGCCAGAAAACCTCTAAATTTAGGAAATGGTTTTACAGATGGTGGTCAAAGATATTTTACTCTCTCTTCACCCTTCCTTACCGATTCTTCCCTGCTTTTGCATTTtgctactgtttttttttgtcaatacTGGTAGGGCATGAGACAGTACCTGCAGTCGATTCAGGTTGCATAGGTAGTCCAGTTCTACCAACTTCCACCAAGCCTGgcgtgtcagagtgaggagacttgtaAGTCATGTATTCTCCTCTGGGAAgttaaaatatgcaaattgtcccttCACTCTCCTCAAGGAGAAGCATTACTCCTTAGACTCAGtcaagagcctctcacctagccaaatcagatctcatattttgcactgatgaggggtaatACCCCAAAATGCAGTGTCTGCaatttgagattctggtttggctttatgCCGAAGTCAAATGGCtaggctcgttaaaga is a window encoding:
- the PKD2L1 gene encoding polycystin-2-like protein 1 translates to MNPAKLRSRTENQFKAHEEQEMDNLGKRAWDNPAYDGSPSLKIKAIYNPKTVLENPYDSMDNLGDPPPYQEEKERMRGNICSQCCAHIVHGIRGLWGTTLTEDTAEDRELFVKTTLRELLVYIMFLVDICLLTYGMTSSNTYYYTNVMSKLFLSTASDSGVTFQSIGSMNDFWSYTQGPLLDGLYWTKWYNNVSLDNTENSFIYYENLLLGVPRMRQLKVENNSCVVHKDFREDISGCYDTYSEDEEDKNPFGLVNGTAWTYFTEKELGGSSHWGKIATYSGGGYYVDFQLTKQDTLRTLQILKNNLWLDRGTRVIFIDFSVYNANINLFCVLRLVVEFPATGGAIPSWQIRTVKLIRYVSNWDYFIIACEIIFCVFIFYYVVEEILELRIHRLKYFASIWNILDVVVIMLSLVAIAFHIFRTIEVNRLMGTLLENPKIYADFEFLAFWQTQYNNMNAVNLFFAWIKIFKYISFNKTMTQLSSTLARCAKDILGFAIMFFIVFFAYAQLGYLLFGTQVENFSTFVKCIFTQFRIILGDFDYDAIDNANRILGPIYFVTYVFFVFFVLLNMFLAIINDTYSEVKEELSNQKNELQFSDILKQGYKKTLMKLKLKKERISDVQKALRNGSKEMSFEEFKSSLKEMGHDDHEITAAFSRFDQDGNRILDEDEQSKMREILERNRLALNAEIENLGRSQMNKDLDTVVNLSELRNDLSTKPSWVSQEEFTIFQRRLQQLEMSMSRMIKKVETVEMKLETMETNKIKQSNLTDNLPNNIAKEKQLSWEEVHPSKEGWDSEYKPRNITEPSHRNSNAIYPHMNGSQNSLNFT